From a single Helicovermis profundi genomic region:
- a CDS encoding IS1634 family transposase, with protein sequence MYLRKIKQKKSGRTYLSIVESYRDKETKKPRSRTIQSLGYLDELYKDYTDPIEHFENIVKEMNHESSVKEIDVLVKYKSSEKLSIGTNNRKNFGYAALSSIYHTLEIDKFLINRQRSTKIEANTNHIMKLLINSRLLEPGSKKQAYDNRDMFFEKTNYSLDDVYRSLSFFNEKSNELQLWINDRIKENYSRDTNLVYYDVTNYYFESDKTDDFRRKGVSKEHRPNPIVQMGLFMDTNGIPITYDLYAGNTNDCLTYRPTFSRMKKEFDLGKVIVVADKGMNTGDNINYTLSANDGFVFSQTARGANAELKNYIKNDEGFEWLGSDYKWKSRLYPTEINVTMASGKKKKKPIDVKQVVFYSEKYAKKARHERAKAIEKAEKLIKSPSSYNRSTSHGAAGYVKNLTFVKETGEIADSTALILDKKKIKDQEELDGYYVLVTSEYEKSASDIIEIYRGLWKIEESFKVTKSDLESRPVFVSTEKHIKAHFLTCFIALVIARILEYKLNGKYSITRIINSLKKCSCTNVDQNYYLFDYYDEVLQDIGLATNVDFSTKIRTLQQIKKNISETKK encoded by the coding sequence ATGTATCTTAGAAAAATTAAACAAAAGAAATCTGGTCGAACTTACCTTTCTATTGTTGAAAGCTATAGAGATAAAGAAACTAAAAAACCTAGATCTAGAACAATTCAGTCACTTGGATATTTAGATGAACTATATAAAGATTATACTGATCCAATAGAACACTTTGAAAATATCGTGAAAGAAATGAACCATGAAAGTTCAGTTAAAGAAATAGATGTATTGGTTAAATACAAATCATCTGAAAAACTTTCTATTGGTACCAATAACCGTAAAAACTTTGGCTATGCTGCATTGAGTTCTATCTATCACACTCTTGAGATAGATAAGTTTTTAATAAACAGACAACGTTCTACCAAGATTGAAGCAAATACTAATCACATTATGAAGTTACTTATAAACTCAAGACTATTAGAGCCGGGTTCAAAAAAGCAAGCATACGACAATAGAGATATGTTCTTTGAAAAAACAAACTATTCTTTAGACGATGTTTACCGCTCATTAAGTTTTTTCAACGAAAAAAGTAATGAACTACAACTTTGGATAAATGATCGTATCAAAGAGAACTACAGTAGAGATACCAATCTTGTTTATTACGATGTAACCAATTACTATTTTGAGTCAGATAAAACCGATGATTTTAGACGCAAAGGTGTTTCTAAAGAACACCGCCCTAATCCAATTGTTCAAATGGGTTTATTTATGGATACCAATGGTATTCCTATTACTTACGATCTTTACGCTGGAAATACTAATGACTGTTTAACGTATAGACCAACGTTTTCTCGTATGAAAAAAGAATTTGATTTAGGTAAAGTAATAGTTGTTGCAGATAAAGGTATGAATACAGGTGACAATATTAATTATACTCTTTCAGCAAATGATGGATTTGTCTTTAGTCAAACAGCAAGAGGCGCTAATGCAGAACTTAAAAACTATATCAAAAATGATGAAGGATTCGAATGGCTTGGATCTGACTACAAGTGGAAATCACGTTTATATCCTACAGAAATAAATGTAACTATGGCATCAGGTAAAAAGAAAAAGAAACCAATTGATGTAAAGCAAGTTGTATTTTACAGTGAAAAATACGCAAAAAAAGCTAGACACGAGAGAGCAAAAGCCATAGAAAAGGCAGAAAAACTTATTAAATCTCCTTCTAGTTATAATCGCTCTACATCTCACGGTGCTGCAGGCTATGTTAAGAATCTTACTTTTGTAAAAGAAACGGGAGAAATTGCAGATTCAACGGCACTTATTCTGGACAAAAAAAAAATCAAAGATCAAGAAGAACTTGATGGTTACTATGTTCTAGTGACAAGCGAGTATGAAAAATCAGCTAGTGATATCATTGAAATTTATCGCGGTTTATGGAAGATAGAAGAATCATTTAAGGTTACTAAAAGCGACTTAGAATCAAGACCTGTGTTTGTATCAACTGAAAAACACATAAAAGCGCATTTTCTAACTTGCTTCATTGCATTAGTCATAGCTAGAATACTTGAATATAAACTAAATGGGAAATATAGCATTACCAGAATTATTAATAGTCTAAAAAAATGTAGTTGTACAAACGTCGATCAAAACTATTATTTATTTGATTATTATGATGAAGTTTTACAAGATATTGGATTAGCTACAAACGTTGATTTTTCAACAAAGATAAGAACGTTACAACAAATCAAAAAAAATATTTCAGAAACTAAAAAATAG
- a CDS encoding alanine/glycine:cation symporter family protein: MEQINSWVGALGSFAWGPLMIVFLVGTGILLSTGLKFIQFRRLGYAFKLLFSKEEVGEGDITPFQALMTSLAATIGTGNIAGVAGAIAAGGPGAVFWMWVTAAFGGATKFGEALLAIKYRVTNEDGEKSGGPMYYIKYGMTERFGINFAWLGLAFAIFGFIASFGIGNMVQANSVAQAVESSFGVSPVITGVVLAVATAAVIIGGIKSIGRFTEKVVPLMAAIYVIGALIVLFANASMLPSAFGMIFSNAFNSHAVAGGLLGSVIRFGVARGVFSNEAGLGSAPIAHAASKNNDPVRQGIIGSLGSFIDTLIVCTMTALVILVSGLVKLDPQSGLMTIKDGLSGAALTTQAFTTGLGGFGGFIVAFGLIFFAFSTILGWYYYGSKCAEYIFGVKFVKYFYKYAWPVFVFIGSVASIGIVWNLSDAFNGLMAIPNLIALITLSPVIFKMARDYEKEHFSKDEEKVS; the protein is encoded by the coding sequence ATGGAGCAAATTAACAGTTGGGTTGGTGCTTTAGGTAGTTTTGCATGGGGACCATTAATGATTGTTTTTTTAGTTGGTACGGGTATTTTATTATCAACAGGTTTAAAATTTATTCAATTTAGAAGATTAGGTTATGCATTTAAATTATTATTTTCTAAAGAAGAAGTTGGTGAAGGAGATATTACACCGTTTCAGGCACTAATGACATCACTTGCCGCTACAATTGGTACAGGTAATATTGCTGGTGTTGCGGGTGCGATTGCAGCTGGTGGACCAGGAGCGGTTTTCTGGATGTGGGTTACAGCAGCGTTTGGTGGAGCTACAAAATTTGGTGAAGCATTACTTGCTATTAAGTATAGAGTTACAAATGAAGATGGTGAAAAATCTGGTGGACCAATGTACTATATTAAATATGGTATGACAGAAAGATTCGGTATTAATTTTGCTTGGCTTGGTCTTGCATTTGCAATATTTGGCTTTATTGCATCATTTGGTATTGGTAACATGGTTCAGGCGAATTCAGTTGCACAAGCTGTAGAGTCTAGTTTTGGTGTTAGTCCAGTTATAACTGGAGTAGTACTTGCAGTTGCAACTGCAGCAGTAATTATTGGTGGTATTAAATCGATTGGTAGATTTACAGAAAAAGTTGTACCTCTAATGGCTGCAATTTATGTAATAGGTGCATTAATCGTTTTATTCGCAAATGCTTCAATGCTTCCTTCAGCTTTTGGAATGATATTTTCAAATGCCTTTAATTCACATGCAGTAGCTGGTGGACTTCTTGGTAGTGTTATTAGATTTGGTGTTGCAAGAGGTGTATTCTCAAATGAAGCAGGTCTTGGATCAGCTCCAATTGCTCATGCAGCTTCAAAAAATAATGATCCAGTAAGACAAGGTATAATTGGTTCTTTAGGATCATTTATTGATACATTAATTGTTTGTACTATGACAGCATTAGTTATATTGGTTTCTGGATTAGTTAAACTTGATCCTCAAAGTGGTCTTATGACTATTAAAGATGGTTTAAGTGGAGCTGCTCTTACAACTCAAGCATTTACAACAGGACTTGGTGGATTTGGTGGATTTATAGTTGCATTTGGACTTATATTCTTCGCATTTTCTACAATTCTTGGATGGTATTATTATGGATCTAAATGTGCTGAATATATCTTTGGAGTTAAATTTGTTAAATACTTTTATAAGTATGCATGGCCAGTATTCGTATTTATTGGTTCTGTAGCTTCAATAGGTATTGTTTGGAATCTTTCAGATGCATTCAATGGACTTATGGCTATTCCGAACCTTATTGCTCTTATCACTCTAAGTCCGGTTATATTTAAAATGGCTAGAGATTACGAGAAAGAGCATTTCTCAAAAGACGAAGAAAAAGTTAGCTAA
- a CDS encoding S-layer homology domain-containing protein, producing the protein MIVKNNENKSEVKKVVRKLVISFILATILSTFLYSLNTYAETLTFTDVSDTWAEPYIETLIGKGVINGYLDGTFKPNGTITVAEFTKLLLKATDREIGNVNIGKSWYTPVVKKAMEDNIILENEFVNYTKEITRSEMARMVVRSENLIEDELGSYIDEDLDAFSYYIPDFNTVKANMKDSVLKVYSRGIITGYPDRSFKASNSATRAEASVIVNRLIDKTIRKPLKLTDEKVVDTFKDIPKALLKTDKEVVEKAITEDRTYYTGDYIIVGDELRFNDPYNNEFSNYEASDEFVPNINKRAKDILKVFLDHGKVASAYYSENNKIVKIQTYLSTNAMESNHNGYTRVWLEENNIDVAKDYQHSAFSHNASMSMTLMNLKAVYDNDEEYVSMVRDTMISLFGKDTGDKITDYIVDTTQKSFYLKDNEGSRAWNFYSTTINNIKVDYVGRYGTVYFTELHK; encoded by the coding sequence ATGATTGTTAAAAATAATGAAAATAAAAGCGAAGTAAAAAAAGTAGTTAGAAAATTGGTGATTTCATTTATACTTGCAACTATTTTAAGTACGTTCTTATACTCACTTAATACATATGCAGAAACTTTAACTTTCACTGATGTAAGTGATACTTGGGCAGAGCCTTATATAGAAACACTTATAGGTAAGGGGGTAATTAACGGTTATCTAGATGGAACATTTAAACCGAACGGAACTATTACAGTAGCAGAATTTACAAAACTATTATTAAAAGCAACAGATAGGGAAATAGGAAATGTAAATATAGGCAAATCTTGGTACACGCCTGTAGTAAAGAAGGCGATGGAAGATAATATAATACTAGAAAATGAATTTGTGAATTACACTAAAGAAATTACTCGATCCGAAATGGCGAGAATGGTAGTGCGTAGCGAAAATTTAATTGAGGATGAGTTAGGATCTTATATAGATGAAGATTTAGATGCTTTTTCTTACTATATCCCTGATTTTAACACTGTAAAAGCAAATATGAAAGATAGCGTTTTAAAAGTATATTCTAGAGGGATTATAACAGGTTACCCAGATAGAAGTTTTAAAGCAAGCAATAGTGCAACGAGAGCTGAAGCATCTGTAATAGTAAATAGATTAATAGACAAAACTATTAGAAAGCCACTTAAATTAACAGATGAAAAAGTAGTAGACACTTTTAAAGATATACCAAAGGCTCTACTTAAAACAGATAAAGAAGTAGTAGAAAAAGCAATTACGGAAGACAGAACATATTACACTGGCGATTATATTATTGTAGGTGATGAATTAAGATTTAATGATCCTTATAATAATGAATTTTCAAATTATGAGGCAAGCGATGAATTTGTTCCTAATATAAATAAAAGAGCAAAAGATATATTAAAAGTATTTTTAGATCATGGGAAAGTAGCAAGTGCATATTATTCAGAAAACAATAAAATAGTAAAAATTCAAACCTATCTTTCAACAAATGCAATGGAAAGTAACCATAATGGATATACTAGAGTTTGGTTAGAAGAAAATAATATTGATGTAGCAAAAGATTATCAACATTCAGCATTTAGTCATAATGCAAGTATGAGTATGACTCTTATGAATTTAAAAGCAGTATATGATAACGATGAAGAATATGTATCTATGGTACGTGATACTATGATTTCTTTATTTGGAAAAGACACTGGCGATAAAATAACGGATTATATTGTTGATACTACTCAGAAATCTTTTTATCTAAAAGATAATGAGGGAAGTAGAGCATGGAATTTTTATTCAACTACTATAAACAATATAAAAGTTGATTATGTAGGTAGATACGGCACTGTATATTTTACAGAACTTCATAAGTAG
- a CDS encoding COG2426 family protein: MTLINYLYVIALSVMPISELRGAIPVGVGLGMTPLNATILSVIANMSIVPILLIITKPLFTYLRKYKFFGELIERFENRALKKVKNFKKYELLGLYVLVALPIPTTGAYTGIVAAGILNIKFKNALLAIVLGVLTAGIIVFTIVNGFTLLAFSN; encoded by the coding sequence ATGACTTTAATAAACTATCTATATGTAATTGCACTTTCTGTGATGCCGATTTCAGAACTTAGAGGAGCTATTCCTGTTGGAGTGGGTTTGGGTATGACTCCCTTAAATGCTACTATTCTAAGTGTGATTGCAAATATGTCAATTGTACCAATTTTACTAATAATAACGAAACCCTTATTTACTTATTTAAGGAAATATAAGTTTTTTGGAGAATTAATTGAAAGATTTGAAAATAGGGCACTTAAGAAAGTGAAAAATTTTAAAAAGTATGAACTGCTTGGTCTTTACGTATTAGTAGCACTTCCTATACCGACTACGGGAGCATATACGGGTATTGTTGCTGCTGGAATTTTAAATATTAAATTTAAAAACGCTCTTTTAGCAATAGTTCTTGGTGTTTTAACAGCGGGTATTATTGTATTTACAATAGTAAACGGTTTTACATTGTTAGCTTTTTCTAACTAA
- a CDS encoding Athe_2463 domain-containing protein, with translation MKKNIALILITIMIFSSISYATSPSQKSDLYSTFEKRIALYGLDTSKFLNQSEFTEYLSNEGFNLISFGGKQASLDIYNFYGLVVYSDVNFVLSQRKKEFPLSSGNYEYEYLGVTSDDVIYGNPDFPPDELSGNTPLNWNYIDVSGAYPSWKNSDSGIENYVWNAPLYHHGTNINMTASNTAFGTSEDARKNKVLVQSAPTLFNGGSVKIKHKTTSGTVYYAVFDMDAIAKDFSMSNNMNFPLGKTYTANSSMTSIDLPVNLSMNVDLGSYAKNSDVKSLSMQIVEIGGLNYKGEIIKSTSSKTNSRPTTISIPVAALNDGNNSIDIKAEYTFTSKYSRDSEKIGTITKSINIVKGDFQAVLEASATPYTIEMDQVDYDSNKTRKVTIKLDGSSSISPNRVDYYQFLDESNNVIYEGSNSSYSFDLDISRSQSLNYTLDIYDTKSNKHSLDTKKVSIEVFPKGSPIPSGRAPKINMTSNNFVVMGEDIKIATTISDVDDDITSLTFDQPSSMVGTLGEGKKTVYFNSVGTYKITGTVKDSTNQKDTDSVTIEVAPPIPFAKIHEDGNYKINQTITLDALDSISNSSKYPIDYSKTKWTIEPLENLSADDIKVRGNMNGDSTIYATFKRKGKIKVTLTVENTIGYSHTKEIERNVDVDLPPLAKLSVTERVLRNSEDNKNATITLFDESTSPDKDNISKRIYLMCFDSDNDGSYTDETWFAYENSSSSWVELGSYSDRYNNLNTKDFDSGNLVKLDVKKDHVGRYYFEEMVLEETENRLWEYVDFSDVLTSVTDKVTSEVYNIAPVVSLAVSLKDKKKIDLVVATDYTGTQLNQLKVDLNAKKAELFADGVDINIIYITDEVKIGTQKWLIPKYYWNRQIKIDYDRSGTVDGNEGRGENNVHHTDYINYETFISTERPLIEVFEKALDIKTYVTSYIDKKSNRYGGHKETGNQYVFYDESNLAASRVLYKSKHYREAEGMGFAYIERWNISNLRYTFQNYWKQASVQTSEEFVYDIDAIDLNKIKNLNYRKDSKKVFMLFSAGNSLDMRSEKPYKFESLDEEITEYLLENNFSIFAISDNKALNLKCDENIPFDTDYCDQSVSIKELVNLSSNRGKIFLGDKWKKYLNYLKLGKINKVENIKTEDEKLEIYLEENINVDDYIKLFFISNGNITSLKGEKYFNDINLNVRNVIKNNSVSVFKGMGGDAPINIVDAYALDDKIVLVFNKKINSNLDPNDVFVSNKNIISNSKILTKENYIELLTYYDDYENDIKENEEYIYKQTLGDIENNEGIIKENKVSLNYPITNISKVGYYDITYKVKDNPIESIDASKFDNYKLLSNISKLNLKVHRKPIANFVKKYTESAGLVSVYYAENGSYDLDYISKNNSGIIDREWLYKVGKSGWFKSKMNSISFDIDKNETYIVKYRVKDTDDSWSNYKIDAEKIKENIPIVLDAKIKSDSSDFNINEMPITENLRIYNIKTDYINPLSLNFSIYKDGIKIKDCGVSSSTIGGQINWNSKIVNIPKNLVDGKYNILITATDKMNANNIKKMNLDFSINTPIKPVIDMDELLLINNDYSIKLTTSKYVDSVKVSIPVLNNGLILYQEYPMSFKRNVGSKKEWEYIYSVTSDMLDDKYNAKFIATVNTDIKKSEKINRDFIIKTLSIDFIEIIGAWNHWRGQKDLFGNRLSNNPHRFLSFEQIDVSCNVKGDADKVYLDASNELKNMTFVDENGDRFYYKDFVGYDRVFPIELVKGVDGMWRTKYILPLAKSTVDLNDKRIKESYFFEIIAKKGATNVFKRVDDIDITGNVYDQLYMEPTISK, from the coding sequence ATGAAAAAAAATATAGCTTTAATACTAATAACGATAATGATTTTTTCTTCTATAAGCTACGCTACAAGTCCAAGTCAAAAGAGCGATTTATATAGTACTTTTGAAAAAAGAATAGCCTTGTATGGACTTGACACAAGTAAATTTTTAAATCAAAGTGAATTTACTGAGTATCTAAGTAATGAGGGATTTAATCTTATTTCATTTGGTGGAAAACAAGCAAGTTTAGATATATACAACTTTTATGGATTAGTAGTGTATTCAGATGTAAATTTTGTACTTAGTCAAAGAAAAAAAGAATTTCCTTTATCTTCTGGTAATTATGAATATGAATATTTAGGAGTTACGTCAGATGATGTTATATACGGAAACCCTGATTTTCCACCTGATGAACTTTCAGGAAACACACCGCTTAACTGGAATTATATTGATGTTTCGGGTGCTTATCCATCTTGGAAAAATAGTGATAGTGGCATAGAAAATTACGTATGGAACGCTCCATTATATCATCATGGCACTAATATAAATATGACTGCAAGTAACACCGCTTTTGGAACAAGTGAAGATGCTAGAAAAAATAAAGTTCTTGTACAATCAGCTCCAACACTTTTTAATGGTGGTTCTGTAAAAATAAAACATAAAACAACCAGTGGAACAGTATATTACGCTGTATTTGATATGGACGCTATTGCAAAAGATTTTTCTATGTCAAATAATATGAATTTTCCACTTGGAAAAACATATACTGCAAATTCTTCTATGACTAGTATTGATCTACCAGTAAACTTATCAATGAATGTTGATTTAGGTTCTTATGCAAAGAATAGTGATGTAAAATCACTTTCTATGCAGATAGTTGAAATAGGGGGTCTTAATTATAAGGGTGAAATTATTAAGTCAACTTCAAGTAAAACAAATAGTAGACCAACAACTATAAGTATTCCTGTTGCTGCCTTAAATGATGGAAATAATTCTATAGATATTAAAGCTGAATACACTTTTACTTCAAAGTATTCTCGTGACAGTGAAAAGATAGGAACAATTACAAAATCTATAAATATAGTTAAAGGTGATTTTCAAGCGGTATTAGAAGCTAGTGCTACACCTTATACCATTGAAATGGACCAAGTAGACTATGACTCAAATAAAACTAGAAAAGTTACTATAAAGCTTGATGGATCTTCTTCTATTTCACCAAATAGGGTAGACTATTATCAATTTTTAGATGAAAGTAATAATGTGATTTATGAGGGTAGTAATTCAAGCTATAGTTTTGATCTTGATATTTCAAGAAGTCAAAGTTTAAATTATACACTTGATATTTATGATACAAAAAGTAATAAACATAGTTTAGATACTAAAAAAGTATCTATAGAAGTATTTCCAAAAGGAAGTCCAATTCCAAGTGGAAGAGCACCAAAGATAAATATGACTTCAAATAATTTTGTTGTTATGGGTGAAGATATAAAAATCGCTACTACAATAAGTGATGTAGATGATGATATAACTTCTTTAACTTTTGATCAACCATCTTCGATGGTAGGGACCTTAGGAGAGGGAAAGAAAACAGTATATTTTAATTCTGTCGGTACTTATAAAATTACTGGAACAGTTAAGGATTCAACTAATCAAAAAGATACGGATTCAGTTACTATTGAAGTTGCACCTCCCATTCCATTTGCTAAAATTCATGAAGACGGGAATTATAAAATAAATCAAACTATAACTTTAGATGCGTTGGATTCAATTTCTAATTCAAGTAAATATCCAATAGATTATTCTAAAACAAAGTGGACTATAGAGCCACTTGAAAATTTGTCGGCTGACGATATAAAAGTTCGAGGAAATATGAACGGCGATAGCACGATTTATGCTACTTTTAAAAGAAAGGGAAAGATAAAAGTAACTTTAACAGTAGAAAATACAATTGGATATTCTCATACAAAAGAAATTGAACGTAATGTAGATGTTGATTTACCACCACTAGCAAAACTTTCAGTTACAGAAAGAGTTCTAAGAAATTCAGAAGACAATAAAAACGCTACAATAACACTTTTTGATGAATCTACTTCGCCAGACAAAGATAATATAAGTAAAAGAATTTATCTTATGTGTTTTGATAGTGATAATGACGGAAGTTATACAGATGAAACTTGGTTTGCCTATGAAAATTCATCTAGTTCGTGGGTAGAACTTGGAAGTTACAGTGATAGATATAATAATTTAAATACTAAAGATTTTGATAGTGGAAATTTAGTAAAACTCGATGTTAAAAAAGATCATGTAGGTAGATACTATTTTGAAGAAATGGTCTTAGAAGAAACAGAAAATAGATTGTGGGAATATGTAGATTTTTCTGATGTTCTAACTAGCGTTACGGATAAAGTTACATCAGAAGTCTATAATATTGCACCAGTAGTAAGTTTAGCAGTAAGTTTAAAAGATAAAAAGAAAATTGATTTAGTAGTAGCTACAGATTATACTGGGACACAATTAAATCAATTAAAAGTAGATTTAAACGCTAAAAAAGCTGAACTTTTTGCAGATGGTGTAGATATAAATATAATTTATATAACAGATGAAGTAAAGATAGGTACACAAAAATGGTTAATACCTAAGTATTACTGGAATAGGCAAATTAAAATTGATTATGATAGAAGTGGTACAGTTGATGGAAATGAAGGACGAGGTGAAAACAATGTTCACCACACTGACTATATTAATTATGAAACTTTTATAAGTACAGAGCGCCCTTTAATTGAGGTGTTTGAAAAGGCTTTAGATATAAAGACTTATGTTACTTCATATATTGATAAAAAAAGTAATCGCTATGGTGGTCATAAAGAAACTGGAAATCAATATGTATTTTATGATGAATCAAATCTTGCTGCAAGTAGAGTTTTGTATAAATCAAAGCACTATAGGGAAGCGGAAGGAATGGGTTTTGCTTATATTGAAAGATGGAATATTTCAAATTTACGATATACTTTTCAAAATTATTGGAAACAAGCTAGTGTTCAGACTAGTGAAGAATTTGTATATGATATAGATGCGATTGATTTGAATAAGATTAAAAATCTTAATTATAGAAAAGATTCAAAGAAAGTATTTATGTTATTTTCTGCAGGAAATTCTCTCGATATGAGAAGTGAAAAACCTTATAAGTTTGAAAGCTTGGATGAGGAGATTACAGAATATTTATTAGAAAATAATTTTTCTATATTTGCTATTTCAGATAATAAAGCTTTAAATTTAAAATGTGATGAAAATATACCTTTTGATACAGATTATTGTGACCAATCGGTATCGATTAAAGAACTCGTAAATTTATCTTCTAATAGAGGGAAAATTTTTTTAGGTGATAAATGGAAAAAATATCTTAATTACTTAAAACTAGGAAAAATTAATAAAGTTGAGAATATAAAAACAGAAGATGAAAAATTAGAGATATATCTTGAAGAAAATATTAATGTTGATGATTATATCAAATTATTTTTTATTAGCAATGGGAATATAACATCATTAAAGGGAGAAAAGTATTTTAATGATATAAATTTAAATGTAAGAAATGTTATAAAGAATAATAGTGTAAGTGTCTTTAAAGGAATGGGAGGAGATGCGCCTATAAATATAGTGGATGCATATGCCTTAGATGACAAAATTGTATTAGTTTTTAATAAAAAAATAAATTCTAATCTTGATCCAAATGATGTTTTTGTAAGTAATAAAAATATTATTTCGAATTCAAAAATACTTACTAAAGAGAATTATATTGAATTATTAACTTACTATGATGATTACGAAAATGATATTAAAGAAAATGAAGAATATATTTATAAACAAACTTTAGGAGATATTGAAAATAATGAGGGAATTATTAAAGAAAATAAGGTTAGTTTAAATTATCCAATTACAAATATAAGTAAAGTCGGTTATTATGATATTACTTACAAGGTAAAGGATAATCCTATAGAAAGTATAGATGCTAGTAAATTTGATAATTACAAATTACTTTCAAATATTAGTAAATTAAATTTAAAGGTTCATAGAAAACCAATTGCAAATTTTGTTAAAAAATATACTGAATCTGCAGGATTAGTAAGTGTATATTACGCAGAAAATGGCAGTTATGATTTAGATTATATTTCAAAAAACAATAGTGGGATAATTGATAGAGAATGGTTATACAAAGTAGGTAAGAGTGGGTGGTTTAAATCAAAAATGAATAGTATAAGTTTTGATATAGATAAAAACGAAACTTATATTGTAAAATATAGGGTAAAAGATACAGATGATTCTTGGAGTAACTATAAAATTGATGCTGAAAAAATTAAAGAAAATATACCGATAGTATTAGATGCGAAAATAAAATCAGATAGTAGTGACTTTAATATTAATGAAATGCCAATAACAGAAAATCTACGTATATATAATATAAAAACAGATTATATTAATCCCCTATCGTTAAATTTTTCAATCTATAAAGATGGCATTAAAATTAAAGATTGTGGAGTTAGTAGTTCAACCATAGGTGGGCAAATTAATTGGAATAGTAAAATAGTAAATATACCGAAGAATTTAGTTGATGGCAAATATAATATTTTAATTACTGCTACAGATAAAATGAATGCAAATAATATTAAAAAGATGAATTTAGATTTTTCTATAAATACTCCAATAAAGCCAGTAATTGATATGGATGAATTACTATTAATTAATAATGATTATAGTATAAAATTAACTACTTCAAAATATGTTGATTCGGTAAAAGTTTCCATACCCGTACTTAATAATGGTCTTATTTTATATCAAGAATATCCAATGAGTTTTAAAAGAAATGTAGGAAGTAAAAAGGAATGGGAATACATTTATAGTGTAACTAGTGATATGTTAGATGATAAGTATAATGCGAAATTTATAGCGACTGTAAATACAGATATTAAGAAGAGCGAAAAAATAAATAGAGATTTTATTATTAAAACTTTATCTATAGATTTTATAGAAATTATAGGTGCTTGGAATCACTGGCGAGGTCAAAAAGATTTATTTGGGAATAGACTTTCAAACAATCCGCATAGATTTTTGTCATTTGAGCAAATCGATGTAAGCTGTAATGTAAAGGGGGATGCGGATAAAGTTTATTTAGATGCATCAAATGAATTAAAAAATATGACTTTTGTAGATGAAAATGGTGATAGATTTTACTATAAAGATTTTGTTGGATATGACAGGGTGTTTCCAATTGAATTAGTAAAAGGAGTCGACGGAATGTGGCGAACAAAATATATTCTTCCATTAGCGAAAAGTACTGTAGACTTAAATGATAAAAGAATCAAGGAATCTTACTTTTTTGAAATAATAGCTAAAAAGGGAGCGACAAATGTATTTAAGAGGGTTGATGATATAGATATTACTGGAAATGTATATGATCAATTGTATATGGAACCTACTATTTCTAAATGA